From Cygnus atratus isolate AKBS03 ecotype Queensland, Australia chromosome 1, CAtr_DNAZoo_HiC_assembly, whole genome shotgun sequence, the proteins below share one genomic window:
- the GGACT gene encoding gamma-glutamylaminecyclotransferase isoform X1 → MAPWVPLGTMARVFVYGTLKKGQPNYKHMINTAKGIAKYQGRGRTVEKYPLVIAGKYNIPFMLNIPGTGHHVAGEIYTVDDQMLQFLDEFEGCPDMYQRTTMRIEVVEWEGKSSAAGSSVVECFVYSTTTYQPEWVQLPYHDNYDSSGTHGLSYVLRESRD, encoded by the exons ATGGCTCCCTGGGTTCCTTTAG gtACGATGGCTCGTGTCTTTGTGTATGGCACGCTTAAGAAGGGCCAGCCCAACTACAAGCACATGATAAACACTGCCAAGGGGATAGCAAAATACCAAGGAAGGGGCCGCACCGTGGAGAAGTACCCTCTGGTGATCGCAGGGAAATACAACATCCCTTTCATGCTGAACATCCCGGGCACGGGGCACCACGTGGCCGGGGAGATTTACACTGTGGACGACCAGATGCTGCAGTTCCTCGACGAATTCGAAGGCTGCCCAGACATGTACCAGCGCACGACGATGAGAATCGAGGTGGTggagtgggaagggaaaagcagcgCGGCCGGGAGCAGCGTGGTGGAGTGCTTTGTGTACAGCACGACCACCTACCAGCCCGAGTGGGTCCAGCTGCCCTACCATGACAATTACGATTCCTCCGGGACTCACGGCCTCTCCTACGTGCTACGTGAGAGCAGGGATTAA
- the GGACT gene encoding gamma-glutamylaminecyclotransferase isoform X2, whose translation MARVFVYGTLKKGQPNYKHMINTAKGIAKYQGRGRTVEKYPLVIAGKYNIPFMLNIPGTGHHVAGEIYTVDDQMLQFLDEFEGCPDMYQRTTMRIEVVEWEGKSSAAGSSVVECFVYSTTTYQPEWVQLPYHDNYDSSGTHGLSYVLRESRD comes from the coding sequence ATGGCTCGTGTCTTTGTGTATGGCACGCTTAAGAAGGGCCAGCCCAACTACAAGCACATGATAAACACTGCCAAGGGGATAGCAAAATACCAAGGAAGGGGCCGCACCGTGGAGAAGTACCCTCTGGTGATCGCAGGGAAATACAACATCCCTTTCATGCTGAACATCCCGGGCACGGGGCACCACGTGGCCGGGGAGATTTACACTGTGGACGACCAGATGCTGCAGTTCCTCGACGAATTCGAAGGCTGCCCAGACATGTACCAGCGCACGACGATGAGAATCGAGGTGGTggagtgggaagggaaaagcagcgCGGCCGGGAGCAGCGTGGTGGAGTGCTTTGTGTACAGCACGACCACCTACCAGCCCGAGTGGGTCCAGCTGCCCTACCATGACAATTACGATTCCTCCGGGACTCACGGCCTCTCCTACGTGCTACGTGAGAGCAGGGATTAA